CTACGGCGTCACCAACATGCCGGCGCTGGTGCCGCGCACCTCGACCTTCGCGCTCACCAATGCCACCCTGCCCTACGCGCTGGATCTCGCGCGCAAGGGCGCGCTCAGGGCGGTGCGCGAGAGCGCCGAGCTGGCCCGCGGCGTCAACGTCTGGCGGGGGCGCGTCGTCTATCCCGCGGTCGCCGCCGCCGTCGGCGAGACGCCCCTGCCGCTCGATCAGCTCCGTTGACGGGGCATCCTGTCTTCGCGGCGGTGTACGACCGCCTGACGCGCTCGGCCGAGCGGAAGTTCCTCGGCGCCCATCGCGCGTGGCTCTGCGCCCGCGCGACCGGGCGTGTGCTCGACCTGGGCGCGGGGACCGGCGCCAACTTCCCCTACCTCGACGCAGATGCGCAGGTGCTGGCAGCCGAGCCCGATCCGTACATGCTTGCCCGCGCGCGGCGGCGCGCCCGGGCGCTGGGACTCTCCGTCACCTTCCTGCCCGATGCCGCCGAATCGCTCCCGCTCGAGGCGGCGTCCGTCGACGCCGTGCTCGCCACCCTCGTCCTCTGCACGGTCGAGGATCCGGCGCGGGCGCTCCACGAGATCCGTCGGATCCTGAGACCGGGGGGCCGGCTCCTCTTCCTCGAAC
This Candidatus Rokuibacteriota bacterium DNA region includes the following protein-coding sequences:
- a CDS encoding class I SAM-dependent methyltransferase; translated protein: MTGHPVFAAVYDRLTRSAERKFLGAHRAWLCARATGRVLDLGAGTGANFPYLDADAQVLAAEPDPYMLARARRRARALGLSVTFLPDAAESLPLEAASVDAVLATLVLCTVEDPARALHEIRRILRPGGRLLFLEHVRLEHPVWGRVQDVVAPAWKALFAGCHPNRDTVTAVRRAGFTIEELERCAWGPLPGPLFVRGAAVPA